In one window of Petrotoga sp. 9PWA.NaAc.5.4 DNA:
- the hisD gene encoding histidinol dehydrogenase: protein MNLQVYVSEILDDIRSNGISALKKYSQQFDNYKGPFELEEKEWNIDDEILQEDKNIIDRIIKRLENYHSKQIKEDITYTNEYGSMYGLIKRPINRIGIYVPGGRPLPSSLLMVAIPAKIAGVKDMIITSSPKNGKINPYILYIAKKLNIKEVYKIGGIQAIGAMAYGIGMKKVDKIFGPGNQYVNEAKRQVFGDVGIDSLAGPSEICLIADETANKEYVLNDLLSQLEHGLESKSFLLTTSKQLYDYCDKNRIERYLFDTLDECAEKANEIAPEHLEIITREPEKIVPLIQNAGAVYLGEYTPVPAADYFLGVNHVLPTGKAARFSSVLNVSDFMKEMTIAKISKEELLTERYLGIRMAEIEGMNQHKKSMEVRK from the coding sequence ATGAATTTACAAGTATATGTTTCGGAAATATTGGATGACATAAGAAGTAATGGAATATCGGCACTAAAAAAATATTCCCAGCAATTTGATAATTATAAAGGACCTTTTGAATTAGAGGAGAAAGAATGGAACATAGACGATGAAATTCTTCAAGAAGATAAAAACATAATTGACAGGATAATTAAAAGATTGGAAAATTATCACTCTAAACAAATAAAAGAAGATATAACATACACAAATGAATATGGTTCAATGTATGGCTTAATAAAAAGGCCCATAAACCGCATTGGTATTTATGTTCCAGGAGGCAGGCCATTACCGTCGAGTTTGCTAATGGTTGCAATTCCTGCTAAAATTGCGGGTGTAAAAGATATGATAATAACTTCTTCTCCAAAGAATGGAAAAATTAATCCTTATATTTTATACATAGCTAAAAAATTAAACATTAAAGAAGTATATAAAATTGGTGGAATACAAGCTATTGGCGCTATGGCATATGGTATAGGTATGAAAAAAGTCGACAAAATCTTTGGACCAGGTAATCAATATGTAAATGAAGCGAAAAGACAGGTCTTTGGAGACGTTGGCATAGACAGTCTGGCAGGACCTTCTGAAATCTGCTTAATTGCCGATGAGACTGCAAATAAAGAATATGTTTTGAATGATCTTCTTTCTCAATTAGAACACGGTTTAGAATCTAAATCTTTCTTATTAACTACCTCAAAACAATTATATGACTATTGTGATAAAAACAGAATAGAAAGGTATCTCTTTGATACGTTAGATGAATGTGCTGAAAAAGCAAATGAAATTGCACCAGAACACTTAGAAATAATTACACGAGAACCAGAAAAAATTGTCCCTTTAATCCAAAATGCCGGAGCTGTTTATTTAGGCGAATATACTCCTGTACCTGCTGCCGATTATTTTTTAGGAGTGAACCATGTTTTACCTACAGGTAAGGCAGCAAGGTTTTCGTCCGTTTTAAACGTATCAGATTTTATGAAAGAAATGACTATTGCTAAAATAAGTAAAGAAGAATTATTAACAGAAAGATATTTAGGCATACGAATGGCAGAAATTGAAGGCATGAACCAGCATAAAAAATCTATGGAGGTACGAAAATGA
- the hisB gene encoding imidazoleglycerol-phosphate dehydratase HisB, whose amino-acid sequence MIRKTNETYIEINSSENLVVDTNDTVLNHLLKTLFYYMEKNVTIKAKFDLKHHLWEDIGITIGQFLKEDIKDKNIRRFGTSILPMDDALILVSVDISRVYTNIDINIGTQEEGFELGNFKELVFGLCRSLSATIHIKQINGENAHHIIEASFKALGNSLKQALELSEKLESTNKVYKV is encoded by the coding sequence ATGATAAGAAAAACAAATGAAACTTACATAGAGATAAATAGTTCAGAAAATTTAGTTGTAGATACTAACGATACAGTGCTAAATCACTTATTAAAAACGCTTTTTTATTATATGGAGAAAAATGTAACTATTAAAGCAAAGTTTGATTTAAAACATCATCTTTGGGAAGATATTGGAATCACGATAGGACAATTTTTGAAAGAAGATATAAAAGATAAAAACATTAGAAGATTTGGTACTTCTATATTGCCAATGGATGATGCTCTAATTTTAGTTTCTGTAGATATTTCAAGAGTTTATACTAATATAGATATAAATATAGGAACTCAAGAAGAAGGATTTGAATTAGGAAACTTCAAAGAATTGGTATTCGGTTTATGTAGATCCCTTTCTGCTACTATTCATATAAAACAAATAAATGGAGAAAACGCACATCATATAATTGAAGCATCTTTTAAAGCTCTGGGAAATTCGTTAAAACAAGCTTTAGAACTAAGCGAAAAGCTTGAGAGTACCAATAAAGTATATAAGGTATAG
- the hisH gene encoding imidazole glycerol phosphate synthase subunit HisH, producing the protein MQKIVILNGGVGNFSNVQKAINGIISNNIEDIKTADKLILPGVGSFGAVSKNISHLKEYILEHIDKNKPFLGICLGMQMLFESSEEDEGEGLSYLPGKVVKFKNMKVPHIGWNDVEIIKESPIFKGISSESFFYFVHSYYVVTEEKFVISYTNYESKGNICKFVSSIQKGYVFGVQFHPEKSSENGIKLLDNFKKL; encoded by the coding sequence TTGCAGAAGATCGTAATTCTAAATGGAGGTGTAGGAAACTTTTCCAATGTACAAAAAGCCATTAATGGCATAATAAGTAATAATATAGAAGATATAAAAACAGCAGATAAACTCATATTACCAGGAGTAGGATCCTTTGGAGCTGTATCAAAAAATATTTCACATTTAAAAGAATATATTTTAGAACATATCGACAAAAATAAACCTTTTCTTGGAATCTGTTTAGGAATGCAAATGCTTTTTGAAAGTAGCGAAGAGGATGAAGGAGAAGGTCTTTCATATTTACCTGGAAAAGTAGTGAAATTTAAAAATATGAAAGTCCCTCACATAGGATGGAACGATGTAGAAATTATTAAAGAATCTCCCATTTTTAAAGGTATATCAAGTGAAAGTTTCTTCTATTTTGTTCATTCCTATTATGTAGTAACAGAAGAAAAATTTGTAATTTCTTATACCAATTACGAAAGTAAAGGAAATATTTGTAAATTTGTCTCAAGTATACAAAAAGGCTACGTCTTTGGAGTTCAATTCCATCCAGAAAAATCAAGTGAAAATGGAATAAAATTGCTGGATAATTTTAAAAAACTTTAA
- the hisA gene encoding 1-(5-phosphoribosyl)-5-((5-phosphoribosylamino)methylideneamino)imidazole-4-carboxamide isomerase, protein MKVIPAIDLMNGKAVRLYKGDKNNKKEYGDPLKIAKDFSKYVDLIHIVDLDGAFEGEPKNLQTIKKIIEETDVKVEVGGGYRTYDSIKKAYDIGVSYVIIGTAAFDLNFLEKVTSSFSNVTISLDVENGKLKTKGWLEESDIDVIEAFKTFKKYTKRFIYTDTKRDGTLEGVSQNIKRFWNDEEFVYAGGVTNKKDLKILENIGFKGAIMGKALYEGKANIEELVEE, encoded by the coding sequence ATAAAAGTTATTCCTGCTATAGATTTAATGAATGGTAAAGCCGTAAGACTTTACAAAGGAGATAAAAATAACAAAAAGGAATATGGAGATCCACTAAAAATAGCTAAAGATTTCTCAAAATATGTAGATTTAATACATATTGTAGATTTAGATGGGGCTTTTGAAGGTGAACCTAAAAACCTGCAAACAATTAAGAAAATAATCGAAGAAACAGATGTAAAAGTAGAAGTAGGAGGAGGGTACAGAACATACGATAGTATAAAAAAAGCATATGACATAGGTGTAAGTTACGTAATAATTGGTACTGCAGCTTTTGATTTAAATTTCTTAGAAAAAGTAACTTCCTCCTTTTCTAATGTCACTATTAGTTTAGATGTGGAAAACGGTAAATTAAAAACAAAAGGTTGGTTAGAAGAATCTGATATTGATGTAATAGAAGCTTTCAAAACCTTTAAAAAATATACCAAAAGGTTTATTTACACTGATACCAAAAGAGACGGAACTTTAGAAGGTGTTTCACAAAATATAAAAAGATTTTGGAATGATGAAGAATTTGTATATGCAGGTGGAGTAACCAATAAAAAAGATTTAAAAATATTGGAAAACATAGGTTTCAAAGGAGCTATAATGGGTAAAGCGTTATATGAAGGTAAAGCAAATATAGAAGAATTGGTGGAGGAATAA